One stretch of Fibrobacter sp. UWH6 DNA includes these proteins:
- a CDS encoding cellulase family glycosylhydrolase, which translates to MKKLLSTLLLSCAVSFAAGVYDGVKPLRVGPVSAYGALGTSGSKVVSISSGKQVTLRGMSLFWSDATGSPYYNSEVISWAAEKLGIDVFRFAMAIDCYKESDCSNNSDEKVAASYKSNPSGLEAKLDNMVKVAIENDIYIIVDWHSHRARSEQALATDFFGRMAAKYANVPNIIWEVFNEPVNDGMGEIASYANTVISAIRTNGSPNLALVGTPFYSQMGSCGGVNQTNVGYVFHFYAATHTLGAFKNAIEGCLSNNAVFVTEWGTTEASGAGSISEGSSKEWLDYLDGKGISNCNWSLRHETVGNKPEASAMFKGSTVLNSKAALNEASYTTSGTIVKNYLTSKSRAGTWADSITAGKHTGACAFAHASASEMETSIEGKASASCTYTSSDESVATIEAGSIKIHGAGVAIMTGNDGSQTVVNITAMPNQTFTQPNVTCRLSGSGCQNFSGDSKMQQKMNETVTIEGSPITYTSDNPDVVSVEKMTCTSANCYSYKNQQVWIASFKSVGVAHIRATAAAVPGYRALDTTVTFTYAKNVNSLNTKYFKNQTVALGSTTQVFTVEAHKVPVTYTITPEGYATQDGEMLVAGNVDATITIHAVAPEAETYEAIDETIMINIGAGNLSMIEGITPKTMANVSMNARMNGNKLVMTAKHSGFVTVQVVDMAGRTVKNVVKYVSAGSNVMDLGEVAHGNYFVNVKQSSMVKTIPWSNK; encoded by the coding sequence ATGAAAAAGTTATTGTCGACACTACTTTTGTCCTGCGCAGTTTCCTTTGCTGCAGGAGTCTACGATGGAGTTAAGCCGCTCCGTGTCGGTCCCGTTTCTGCCTATGGTGCTTTGGGTACCAGTGGTAGCAAGGTTGTTAGCATTTCCAGCGGAAAGCAGGTGACCCTCCGCGGTATGAGCCTGTTCTGGTCCGATGCTACCGGCTCCCCCTATTACAATTCCGAAGTGATCAGCTGGGCTGCCGAAAAGCTTGGCATCGATGTTTTCCGTTTTGCCATGGCAATTGATTGCTATAAGGAAAGCGACTGCAGTAACAATAGCGACGAAAAGGTTGCCGCATCCTATAAGAGCAATCCGTCTGGCTTGGAAGCTAAGCTGGACAACATGGTGAAGGTCGCCATTGAAAACGATATCTACATCATCGTTGACTGGCATAGCCATCGCGCAAGAAGCGAACAGGCTTTGGCAACGGATTTCTTTGGCCGTATGGCTGCAAAGTATGCCAACGTTCCCAATATCATCTGGGAAGTGTTCAACGAACCTGTTAATGATGGCATGGGTGAAATTGCTTCCTATGCAAACACCGTTATCAGCGCCATCCGTACAAATGGCTCCCCGAACCTGGCCCTGGTGGGCACCCCCTTCTACTCCCAGATGGGTAGCTGCGGTGGCGTTAACCAGACCAACGTAGGCTACGTGTTCCATTTCTACGCAGCAACACATACCTTGGGGGCTTTCAAGAATGCCATTGAAGGTTGCTTGAGCAACAATGCCGTGTTTGTTACCGAATGGGGTACTACCGAAGCTTCTGGTGCCGGTAGCATTAGCGAAGGCAGCTCTAAGGAATGGCTGGACTACCTGGATGGTAAGGGTATTTCCAACTGTAACTGGTCTCTGCGTCACGAAACTGTCGGCAATAAGCCTGAAGCTTCTGCCATGTTCAAGGGTAGCACCGTGTTGAATTCCAAGGCTGCCTTGAATGAAGCTAGCTACACCACTTCTGGCACTATCGTCAAGAACTATCTTACCTCTAAGTCTAGAGCAGGCACCTGGGCAGACTCTATTACTGCCGGTAAGCACACTGGTGCTTGCGCCTTCGCTCACGCTTCTGCTTCTGAAATGGAAACTTCCATTGAAGGCAAGGCTAGCGCTTCCTGTACTTATACTTCTAGCGATGAATCTGTTGCTACTATCGAAGCTGGTTCCATCAAGATTCATGGTGCCGGTGTGGCAATTATGACTGGTAACGACGGTTCTCAGACTGTGGTGAACATTACCGCTATGCCGAACCAGACCTTTACCCAGCCCAATGTGACCTGCCGTCTGAGTGGTAGCGGTTGCCAGAACTTCTCCGGTGATTCCAAGATGCAGCAGAAGATGAACGAAACTGTTACTATCGAAGGTAGCCCCATTACTTACACCTCTGACAATCCGGATGTGGTTTCTGTTGAGAAGATGACCTGTACTTCTGCAAACTGCTATTCCTACAAGAATCAGCAGGTCTGGATCGCTTCCTTCAAGAGTGTCGGTGTTGCCCATATCCGCGCTACTGCAGCTGCTGTTCCCGGTTATCGCGCTCTTGATACTACCGTGACCTTTACCTATGCAAAGAATGTGAACTCCCTGAATACCAAGTATTTCAAGAACCAGACTGTTGCATTGGGTTCCACGACTCAGGTGTTTACTGTTGAAGCTCATAAGGTTCCTGTGACCTATACCATTACTCCGGAAGGTTATGCAACTCAGGACGGTGAAATGCTGGTGGCTGGTAACGTCGATGCTACCATTACCATTCACGCTGTTGCCCCCGAAGCTGAAACTTATGAAGCTATTGACGAAACAATCATGATCAATATCGGTGCTGGCAACCTGTCCATGATTGAAGGTATCACTCCTAAGACCATGGCTAACGTGAGCATGAACGCTCGTATGAACGGCAATAAGCTTGTGATGACTGCAAAG
- a CDS encoding glycosyl hydrolase family 8, with protein sequence MNISKAFLALPIAFALYACGDDSSAGSDPVVNPDDPSVIVSSDSQGSMDPTSSPVGGNEGGESSPEQPASSAAAAVSTVALPAGASPAVSDAFYETWKKRWIIYLNDEVAGGSTLNYEMFTGSQGQYIMTAKMGAPHPNPARVIWDGGTGEQCELTDMQSWNGVNFTVALRRKLGCTVSEGIGYGMLLAVLHNDKDLYNALWAYNVVARDYNTAGLMPWELQSFSNTVSNSAALDADLDVATSLILAESKWGGGYYLADALVLLDAVKLKGINPENLLIRPGDTWANKDVYNLSYLSPAAIRLFDAVQPEGKWLDILAANYKYMMDVQDKGAIPLFPDWSNAAAEATDPKNGSAAKSYMLFDKESVRIPWRIAWDYYWNQSAEAQTILTKMSTFISTATAGDPNALSDYSYNYLTGELSTSSIKGTHFIGAYCLMGMGVNQPWLDACYARFNNEMAGYNPVGYTGTYFKEILMNLFATLLNGGFVK encoded by the coding sequence ATGAATATTTCGAAAGCTTTCCTTGCATTGCCTATAGCTTTTGCTTTATATGCTTGTGGTGATGATTCCTCTGCCGGTTCCGATCCTGTTGTCAATCCGGATGATCCGTCTGTTATTGTTTCTTCTGACTCTCAGGGTTCTATGGACCCCACTAGCTCTCCCGTTGGAGGCAATGAAGGTGGCGAGTCCTCTCCAGAACAGCCCGCATCTTCTGCCGCAGCTGCTGTTTCTACTGTCGCACTGCCTGCAGGAGCATCTCCCGCAGTTTCCGACGCGTTCTACGAAACTTGGAAAAAGCGCTGGATTATTTATCTTAATGATGAAGTTGCCGGTGGTTCTACCCTCAACTACGAAATGTTCACCGGTTCCCAGGGACAGTATATTATGACTGCCAAGATGGGTGCCCCTCATCCGAATCCGGCCCGAGTGATTTGGGATGGCGGTACGGGCGAACAGTGCGAACTTACCGATATGCAATCTTGGAATGGCGTGAACTTTACGGTGGCTCTCCGTCGTAAGTTGGGTTGTACCGTTTCTGAAGGTATCGGCTATGGTATGTTGCTCGCTGTCCTTCACAACGATAAGGACCTGTACAACGCTCTGTGGGCTTACAACGTGGTGGCCCGTGACTACAATACCGCTGGCTTGATGCCCTGGGAACTGCAGTCTTTCAGCAATACCGTTTCTAACTCTGCCGCTCTGGATGCTGACCTTGATGTGGCTACCTCTCTGATTCTTGCAGAAAGCAAGTGGGGCGGTGGATACTATCTGGCTGACGCTCTTGTCTTGCTGGATGCCGTTAAGCTCAAGGGTATCAATCCCGAAAATCTGTTGATCCGTCCGGGTGACACCTGGGCAAACAAGGACGTCTATAACCTGAGCTACCTTTCCCCGGCTGCAATCCGCCTGTTTGATGCCGTTCAGCCCGAAGGTAAATGGTTGGACATCCTGGCTGCAAACTACAAGTACATGATGGATGTTCAGGATAAGGGCGCTATCCCTCTGTTCCCGGATTGGTCTAACGCAGCCGCAGAAGCTACTGACCCGAAGAATGGATCTGCCGCCAAGTCCTATATGCTGTTCGATAAGGAATCTGTGCGTATTCCCTGGCGTATTGCCTGGGATTACTACTGGAATCAGAGTGCAGAAGCGCAGACTATCTTGACCAAGATGTCTACCTTCATCTCTACTGCAACTGCAGGCGATCCTAACGCCCTTTCTGATTACTCCTATAACTATCTTACTGGCGAACTTTCTACCAGTTCTATTAAGGGTACCCACTTTATCGGTGCTTACTGCTTGATGGGTATGGGTGTAAATCAGCCCTGGCTGGATGCTTGCTACGCTAGATTCAACAACGAAATGGCAGGCTACAATCCGGTGGGATACACTGGTACTTACTTCAAGGAAATCTTGATGAACTTGTTTGCAACGTTGCTGAATGGCGGTTTTGTTAAGTAG